In Nocardia sputorum, a single genomic region encodes these proteins:
- a CDS encoding VOC family protein produces the protein MPNSPTQGIKTVLHPVSDLAAAKTLFTALLGVAPQTDTSYYVGFDAEGQHIGLVPDGGPQGMTAPVAYWHVPDIEAKLAEVTAAGATVTEPAHDVGGGRLVATVTDTDGNVLGLIQDR, from the coding sequence GTGCCCAACTCTCCCACGCAGGGAATCAAGACCGTGCTGCATCCCGTGTCGGACCTGGCGGCGGCCAAGACGCTGTTCACCGCCCTGCTCGGCGTGGCGCCGCAGACCGACACGTCCTACTACGTCGGCTTCGACGCCGAAGGCCAGCACATCGGGCTGGTACCGGACGGCGGGCCGCAAGGGATGACGGCGCCGGTGGCCTACTGGCACGTGCCGGACATCGAGGCGAAGCTCGCGGAGGTGACCGCGGCGGGCGCCACCGTGACCGAGCCCGCGCACGACGTCGGCGGCGGCCGCCTGGTGGCCACTGTCACCGACACCGACGGCAACGTCCTCGGGCTCATCCAGGACCGCTGA